A stretch of Miscanthus floridulus cultivar M001 chromosome 13, ASM1932011v1, whole genome shotgun sequence DNA encodes these proteins:
- the LOC136499287 gene encoding uncharacterized protein: protein MSLVLVAQAAALVAAGGIAFGPVGFLGGSATTTVVKLAHLLCFATSWGTTVWAVFIGGFIMFLNLPRHMMGDLRTKVFPASFRLTAACTAASAAAFAWLHLPWRAASPAERRQLVVLVAAAGLDLANLLVFTPKTIEVMWQRHKLERRLGIGRVGSLDGMRSNARAAETCAALAALNGRFRTAHALSALATVASAAGLAAHSCYLAGKLAL from the exons ATGTCGCTTGTTCTGGTGGCACAGGCAGCCGCCCTGGTTGCCGCCGGCGGCATTGCATTTGGCCCCGTGGGGTTCTTGGGCGGCTCCGCGACGACGACGGTGGTGAAGCTGGCGCACCTTCTCTGCTTCGCCACGTCGTGGGGCACCACCGTCTGGGCCGTCTTCATCGGCGGATTCATCATGTTCTT GAACCTGCCGAGGCACATGATGGGAGACCTGCGCACGAAGGTGTTCCCGGCGTCCTTCCGGCTGACGGCGGCGTGCACGGCGGCCTCCGCGGCGGCGTTCGCGTGGCTCCACCTCCCGTGGCGGGCGGCTTCGCCCGCCGAGCGGCGGCAGCTCGTGGTCCTCGTCGCGGCCGCCGGGCTCGACCTCGCCAACCTGCTCGTCTTCACCCCCAAGACCATCGAG GTGATGTGGCAGAGGCACAAATTGGAGAGGCGCCTCGGCATCGGGCGCGTCGGCTCCTTGGACGGCATGCGGAGCAACGCGCGGGCGGCGGAGACCTGCGCCGCCCTCGCCGCGCTGAACGGGAGGTTCCGGACGGCCCACGCACTCTCGGCGCTGGCCACCGTCGCGTCCGCCGCCGGGCTCGCCGCGCACTCCTGCTACCTCGCCGGCAAGCTTGCGCTGTGA
- the LOC136498947 gene encoding uncharacterized protein yields MHKLICFGVVGCVVPIFLSIYFDPTQRSGMFKFSSRRCFCCQFLCFRSDQITWCDPQLFPNLHGIQPCVAEKRHSEASHIREKYFNRYRTIPGARHQSILRLLPMITHIAFTSRRRRLHLHSISNSGVPLARKRFKVSHC; encoded by the exons ATGCACAAGTTGATTTGTTTTGGAGTTGTTGGCTGCGTGGTGCCCATTTTTCTGTCAATATACTTTGATCCCACTCAGAGATCTGGCATGTTTAAATTCAGCAGCAGGAGATGTTTTTGTTGTCAATTTCTCTGCTTCAGATCAGATCAGATCACATGGTGCGACCCACAGCTCTTCCCCAACCTCCACGGGATCCA GCCTTGCGTTGCAGAGAAGAGGCATTCTGAGGCTAGCCATATCAGAGAGAAGTACTTCAATAGATATCGTACA ATCCCAGGCGCTCGCCATCAAAGCATCCTCCGTCTACTCCCCATGATTACTCACATAG CCTTCACCAGTAGGAGACGTCGGCTTCATCTGCACTCCATCAGCAACAGTGGCGTGCCACTAGCACGAAAAAG ATTTAAGGTTTCTCACTGTTAA
- the LOC136498946 gene encoding adenylate kinase, chloroplastic isoform X1 — MASSMAAAAAAACATATALSPSTATVQRPYAQGRLVFPAAPSRSHSLRLRAAGRRSPRATKNFLFPAASSQVVVAALADPLKVMISGAPASGKGTQCELIKTKFGLVHISAGDLLRAEIAAGSENGKQAKEFMEKGQLVPDEIVVNMVKERLLQPDAQENGWLLDGYPRSYSQAMALETLEIRPDIFILLDVPDELLVERVVGRRLDPVTGKIYHLKYSPPENEEIASRLTHRFDDTEEKVKLRLQTYYQNIESLLSTYEDIIVKVQGDRTVGDVFAEIEKLLGSSLDKKTEMVSSA; from the exons ATGGCATcctccatggccgccgccgccgctgccgcctgcgccaccgccaccgccctaTCGCCGTCGACCGCGACGGTCCAGAGGCCGTATGCCCAGGGCCGCCTCGTCTTCCCCGCCGCGCCCTCCCGCTCCCACTCGCTCCGGCtccgcgccgccggccgccggtcgCCTCGGGCAACCAAG AATTTTTTATTTCCTGCTGCTTCATCTCAGGTTGTGGTGGCAGCGTTGGCTGACCCACTCAAGGTCATGATATCAGGGGCTCCGGCGTCCGGCAAGGGCACGCAGTGTGAGCTCATCAAGACCAAA TTCGGTTTGGTGCACATCTCCGCCGGAGATTTGTTGCGGGCGGAGATAGCTGCTGGCTCTGAGAATGGGAAGCAGGCCAAGGAATTCATGGAGAAGGGCCAGCTCGTGCCTGATGAGATTGTCGTTAAT ATGGTGAAGGAACGCCTTCTGCAACCAGACGCTCAGGAAAACGGTTGGCTGTTGGACGGGTACCCGAGAAGCTATTCACAGGCTATGGCGCTGGAAACCCTTGAAATCCGGCCTGATATTTTCATTCTGTTAGAT GTTCCAGATGAACTCCTTGTTGAAAGGGTGGTTGGAAGACGGCTCGATCCTGTAACAGGGAAAATATATCATTTGAAGTATTCTCCACCAGAGAATGAAGAAATTGCTTCAAGGCTTACGCATAGATTTGATGATACAGAAGAAAAG GTTAAGTTGAGGCTGCAGACTTATTACCAAAATATCGAGTCCTTGCTATCAACATATGAGGATATTATTGTCAAA GTGCAAGGAGATCGCACCGTGGGCGATGTCTTTGCCGAGATCGAGAAGCTGCTGGGTTCTAGCCTGGACAAGAAAACAGAAATGGTGTCCAGCGCATGA
- the LOC136498946 gene encoding adenylate kinase, chloroplastic isoform X2 codes for MASSMAAAAAAACATATALSPSTATVQRPYAQGRLVFPAAPSRSHSLRLRAAGRRSPRATKVVVAALADPLKVMISGAPASGKGTQCELIKTKFGLVHISAGDLLRAEIAAGSENGKQAKEFMEKGQLVPDEIVVNMVKERLLQPDAQENGWLLDGYPRSYSQAMALETLEIRPDIFILLDVPDELLVERVVGRRLDPVTGKIYHLKYSPPENEEIASRLTHRFDDTEEKVKLRLQTYYQNIESLLSTYEDIIVKVQGDRTVGDVFAEIEKLLGSSLDKKTEMVSSA; via the exons ATGGCATcctccatggccgccgccgccgctgccgcctgcgccaccgccaccgccctaTCGCCGTCGACCGCGACGGTCCAGAGGCCGTATGCCCAGGGCCGCCTCGTCTTCCCCGCCGCGCCCTCCCGCTCCCACTCGCTCCGGCtccgcgccgccggccgccggtcgCCTCGGGCAACCAAG GTTGTGGTGGCAGCGTTGGCTGACCCACTCAAGGTCATGATATCAGGGGCTCCGGCGTCCGGCAAGGGCACGCAGTGTGAGCTCATCAAGACCAAA TTCGGTTTGGTGCACATCTCCGCCGGAGATTTGTTGCGGGCGGAGATAGCTGCTGGCTCTGAGAATGGGAAGCAGGCCAAGGAATTCATGGAGAAGGGCCAGCTCGTGCCTGATGAGATTGTCGTTAAT ATGGTGAAGGAACGCCTTCTGCAACCAGACGCTCAGGAAAACGGTTGGCTGTTGGACGGGTACCCGAGAAGCTATTCACAGGCTATGGCGCTGGAAACCCTTGAAATCCGGCCTGATATTTTCATTCTGTTAGAT GTTCCAGATGAACTCCTTGTTGAAAGGGTGGTTGGAAGACGGCTCGATCCTGTAACAGGGAAAATATATCATTTGAAGTATTCTCCACCAGAGAATGAAGAAATTGCTTCAAGGCTTACGCATAGATTTGATGATACAGAAGAAAAG GTTAAGTTGAGGCTGCAGACTTATTACCAAAATATCGAGTCCTTGCTATCAACATATGAGGATATTATTGTCAAA GTGCAAGGAGATCGCACCGTGGGCGATGTCTTTGCCGAGATCGAGAAGCTGCTGGGTTCTAGCCTGGACAAGAAAACAGAAATGGTGTCCAGCGCATGA